One window of Amaranthus tricolor cultivar Red isolate AtriRed21 chromosome 13, ASM2621246v1, whole genome shotgun sequence genomic DNA carries:
- the LOC130798937 gene encoding protein FAR1-RELATED SEQUENCE 5-like, with the protein MTFDSLEEGVKFYETYAKACGFDIRLGTKKVYKGVVTSKYYLCNKQGMREEKLGALRRRLVTREDCYAKIVFQRTKEGKYWVYKFIEAHSHILASPISRQHLKGSCSLNSGQKRYIMNNLNLNKGPTSSYRMWKEQVGSYSKVGASLDNFKNFYRDLKCFINESDGQMFVEMFVKKKEISPSFCFDFEVDDTKSLSKAIWADGISRRNYSFFGDSISLDATYGTNKYNQIFVPFTGVDHHKKCVTFAVGLISREDVCSYTWLFESFLRAMDEKQPDSIITDQDPAIKIALPNVFDKSIHKFCCWHIMKKLTDKVSIELRNDDEFLRRINRLVYNRDNEPHEFEDQW; encoded by the coding sequence ATGACTTTTGATTCATTAGAAGAAGGGGTGAAATTCTATGAAACATATGCTAAGGCTTGTGGTTTTGACATTAGATTAGGGACTAAGAAAGTCTATAAAGGTGTTGTTACATCTAAATACTATTTGTGTAATAAACAAGGGATGAGGGAAGAGAAATTAGGTGCATTGAGAAGAAGGCTTGTAACTCGTGAAGATTGTTATGCTAAAATTGTTTTTCAAAGGACTAAAGAGGGTAAATATTGGGTTTATAAGTTTATTGAAGCCCATAGCCACATTCTTGCCTCACCTATTTCTAGGCAACATTTAAAAGGGTCATGTAGTTTAAACAGTGGACAAAAAAGATACATTATGAACAATTTGAACTTGAATAAAGGTCCAACAAGTTCATATAGGATGTGGAAAGAACAAGTAGGAAGTTATTCAAAAGTAGGTGCTTCACTTGATAACTTTAAAAACTTTTATAGGGATTTAAAGTGTTTTATTAATGAATCTGATGGGCAAATGTTTGTGGAAATGTTTGttaagaagaaagaaatttcacctagtttttgttttgattttgaggTTGATGATACTAAATCTCTATCAAAGGCAATTTGGGCAGATGGTATTAGTAGGAGAAACTATTCATTTTTTGGTGATTCGATATCTTTGGATGCTACTTATGGTACTAACaagtataatcaaatttttgttccttTCACGGGTGTTGACCAtcacaaaaaatgtgttacttttgctGTCGGTCTTATTAGTAGGGAAGATGTATGTTCTTATACTTGGttatttgaatcttttttgAGGGCAATGGATGAAAAACAACCAGATTCCATTATAACAGACCAAGATCCAGCCATAAAAATTGCTCTACCCAATGTTTTTGACAAGTCTATTCATAAATTCTGTTGTTGGCATATAATGAAGAAACTAACTGATAAAGTTTCTATTGAGTTACGTAATGATGATGAGTTTTTAAGAAGAATTAATAGACTTGTATATAATAGGGATAATGAGCCCCATGAATTTGAAGATCAGTGGTAA